The following are encoded in a window of Rhizobium sp. WYJ-E13 genomic DNA:
- the pstA gene encoding phosphate ABC transporter permease PstA, which produces MTNIVSPVAGVTVSKAPARRDIGIKRRYAAERRFQAYGIAAIAFGLIFLFILLWTVIGKGYTAFQQTAITLPIEFTEKTIDPGNKRATDPSVLIAANYPVLLRDAIVKQLGINASSRPDVRDATAMLSKGAPIQLRDMVVADPQIIGKTVNVTLLADANIDSANKGQIDLTVDEKNRKVNDKQLGWMNELKASGALHKQFNTGLFVNGNSSRPEAAGLGVALIGSLYLMLIVLVLSLPIGVAASIYLEEFAPKNKLTDLIEVNINNLAAVPSIVYGLLGLSVFINFAGLPRSASLVGGLVLALMTLPTIIIATRAALRAVPPSIRAAALGLGASKMQMVFHHVLPLAMPGILTGTIIGLAHALGETAPLLLIGMVAFVAQAPTTPLDPSTALPVQVYMWANEAERAFVERTSGAIIVLLLFLIVMNLGAILLRRRFERRW; this is translated from the coding sequence ATGACGAATATTGTTTCCCCCGTCGCCGGAGTGACCGTTTCCAAGGCGCCCGCGCGCCGCGACATCGGCATCAAGCGCCGTTATGCCGCCGAGCGCCGCTTCCAGGCCTATGGTATCGCCGCGATCGCCTTCGGCCTGATCTTCCTGTTTATCCTCCTGTGGACGGTCATCGGCAAAGGCTATACCGCCTTCCAGCAGACGGCGATCACGCTGCCGATCGAGTTCACCGAGAAGACCATCGACCCGGGCAACAAGCGTGCGACCGATCCCTCGGTTCTGATCGCCGCCAACTACCCGGTTCTCCTGCGCGACGCGATCGTCAAGCAGCTTGGCATCAATGCGTCCAGCCGTCCTGACGTGCGCGACGCAACCGCCATGCTGTCCAAGGGTGCGCCGATCCAGCTGCGCGACATGGTCGTCGCCGACCCCCAGATCATCGGCAAGACCGTCAATGTCACGCTACTCGCCGATGCCAATATCGACAGCGCCAACAAGGGCCAGATCGACCTCACCGTCGATGAGAAGAACCGCAAGGTGAACGACAAGCAGCTCGGCTGGATGAACGAGCTGAAGGCGAGCGGTGCTCTCCACAAGCAGTTCAACACCGGCCTCTTCGTCAACGGCAATTCCAGCCGTCCCGAAGCTGCAGGTCTCGGCGTCGCTCTCATCGGCTCGCTCTACCTGATGCTGATCGTTCTCGTCCTTTCGCTGCCGATCGGCGTCGCCGCCTCGATCTACCTCGAGGAATTTGCGCCCAAGAACAAGCTGACGGACCTGATCGAAGTCAACATCAACAATCTCGCAGCCGTCCCGTCGATCGTCTACGGTCTGCTCGGCCTGTCGGTCTTCATCAACTTTGCCGGCCTGCCGCGTTCGGCATCGCTTGTCGGCGGGCTGGTGCTGGCACTGATGACGCTGCCGACGATCATCATCGCGACACGCGCGGCGCTTCGTGCCGTGCCGCCATCGATCCGCGCAGCCGCACTCGGCCTCGGCGCCTCGAAGATGCAGATGGTGTTCCACCATGTGCTGCCGCTCGCAATGCCCGGCATCCTGACCGGCACGATCATCGGCCTTGCCCACGCACTCGGCGAAACCGCGCCGCTGCTCCTGATCGGCATGGTCGCCTTCGTCGCCCAGGCGCCGACCACGCCGCTCGATCCTTCCACCGCACTTCCGGTGCAGGTCTACATGTGGGCCAACGAAGCCGAGCGTGCCTTCGTGGAAAGAACCTCGGGTGCCATCATCGTCCTGCTCCTGTTCCTGATCGTCATGAACCTCGGAGCTATCCTCTTGCGTCGTCGCTTTGAGCGCCGCTGGTAA